Proteins from a single region of Desulfobacter postgatei 2ac9:
- the tnpA gene encoding IS66 family insertion sequence element accessory protein TnpA, giving the protein MSKANKKNQKRTQFWKHHIKQWSESGMSQNAYCRQHDLRPNQFTYWKSKFKNQTLFPEFVQLPSTQSTQVLNLSEQKGLRLNIDNRFQIEIPDGFSQTTLAQVLQVLGRC; this is encoded by the coding sequence ATGTCAAAAGCAAACAAGAAAAATCAAAAGCGCACCCAATTCTGGAAGCACCATATTAAACAATGGTCTGAATCCGGCATGTCACAGAATGCATACTGTAGGCAACATGACTTAAGGCCCAACCAGTTTACATACTGGAAAAGCAAATTCAAAAACCAGACCCTTTTTCCAGAATTCGTTCAGCTCCCTTCAACACAAAGCACCCAGGTTCTAAACCTTTCTGAGCAAAAAGGATTAAGGCTGAATATAGATAACCGATTTCAGATCGAAATACCGGATGGATTTTCCCAGACAACCCTGGCCCAGGTACTCCAAGTATTGGGGAGGTGCTGA
- a CDS encoding toll/interleukin-1 receptor domain-containing protein, whose amino-acid sequence MPSKEIFISHAAGNKKIADLLVDLMETGIGIPDSKIFCSSLEGIGIPSGKNFVQFIKEQISNPKVVILLLTSEYFKSIFCQCELGASWILSHNIIPLLVPPLNYEDMKAVLTGIHARKIDDKSALSEIRDELIDLLDIKAKSSAKWEMKRKKFLHELDQYLKSYTPIAPISQDKFDKIQKNYEEAIQEMEAMEDEIERKNEIIKKLKLAKDAKEANKILIESLDLPEQFVQLIKNVEKAFQKIPSIVCEGLFYHSRGERLMWPRNDRYKKDQIQDAVVEEYFEDWEEDGLEINENDPKTMNAIEALKELETFINDITSSDEPIEEHEAFIEFYTVKHEHQLKFTSKQFWDTHLL is encoded by the coding sequence ATGCCCTCTAAAGAAATCTTCATAAGCCACGCAGCAGGCAACAAAAAAATTGCCGATCTGTTAGTTGATCTAATGGAAACAGGAATAGGTATTCCAGATTCAAAAATATTTTGTTCTTCACTGGAAGGGATCGGTATCCCAAGCGGGAAAAATTTTGTTCAATTTATCAAAGAACAGATAAGCAACCCGAAGGTTGTAATCTTGCTTCTAACCTCCGAATATTTTAAAAGTATATTTTGTCAATGTGAATTAGGTGCATCCTGGATACTCTCTCATAATATTATTCCATTATTGGTCCCACCGTTAAATTATGAGGATATGAAAGCTGTTCTGACAGGAATACATGCCCGAAAAATTGATGATAAAAGCGCTTTAAGTGAGATTCGAGATGAACTAATTGATTTGTTAGATATCAAAGCCAAATCATCAGCAAAATGGGAAATGAAACGCAAAAAATTCTTACATGAACTAGATCAATATTTAAAGTCATACACGCCTATCGCCCCTATATCTCAAGATAAATTCGATAAAATCCAGAAAAACTATGAAGAAGCCATTCAAGAAATGGAAGCAATGGAAGATGAAATTGAGAGAAAAAACGAGATCATCAAAAAGTTAAAACTGGCTAAAGATGCCAAGGAAGCTAACAAAATATTAATAGAATCCTTAGATCTGCCAGAACAATTTGTACAGCTAATAAAGAATGTCGAAAAAGCATTTCAAAAGATACCATCTATTGTTTGTGAAGGTCTATTTTATCATTCCAGAGGTGAAAGATTAATGTGGCCAAGGAACGATAGATACAAAAAAGATCAAATCCAAGATGCAGTAGTAGAAGAATATTTTGAAGATTGGGAAGAAGATGGTCTGGAAATTAATGAAAACGATCCCAAAACAATGAATGCAATTGAAGCTCTCAAAGAACTTGAAACATTTATAAATGATATCACTTCATCTGATGAACCTATTGAAGAACATGAAGCCTTTATTGAGTTCTATACAGTTAAACACGAACATCAACTAAAATTCACATCCAAACAATTCTGGGATACTCATTTATTATAA
- a CDS encoding Abi family protein encodes MKFKKPPLTIDDQIQLLRQRGMDIPDPDRARRYLSHISYFRLRGYWIPFENKENGKDHHFMDGTTFDAVLNLYIFDRKFRLLMLEAIERIEISFRAHFANELGVAYGSHFYLDPNYFYRADLHENLLNSLGSEINRSTELFIEHYNKTYDDPALPPIWASAEVMSFGQLSLWYKNLKTRHDKNRIAIPYGIDESLLRSFMHHLTFIRNITAHHGRLWNRRMTITMRMPRKPKALAAMLNPDATRYVGNTVIMLGYFLQLISPGTSWPHRMHQLITNSPGIRPTAMGLQKNWQHLPLWKVPDGNR; translated from the coding sequence ATGAAATTTAAGAAGCCCCCTCTTACTATCGATGATCAAATCCAACTGTTGCGTCAACGCGGCATGGATATACCCGATCCCGATAGAGCACGCCGCTACCTTTCCCACATCAGTTACTTTCGTCTTCGAGGATACTGGATTCCCTTTGAAAACAAAGAGAATGGAAAAGATCACCACTTCATGGATGGGACCACCTTTGATGCTGTCCTCAATCTTTACATCTTTGATCGGAAGTTCAGGCTCTTAATGCTGGAAGCCATCGAAAGGATTGAGATTTCATTCCGGGCACATTTTGCCAACGAACTGGGCGTGGCTTATGGGAGTCATTTCTACCTTGACCCCAATTATTTTTACAGGGCTGATCTGCATGAAAACCTTTTGAACTCTTTGGGGTCTGAAATTAATCGAAGCACGGAGCTTTTTATTGAACATTACAACAAAACCTACGATGATCCGGCGTTACCTCCGATTTGGGCTTCAGCCGAAGTGATGTCCTTTGGGCAACTTTCTCTCTGGTATAAGAATTTGAAAACCCGCCATGACAAAAACCGGATTGCTATACCCTACGGTATCGATGAAAGCCTCCTACGCTCATTTATGCACCATCTGACGTTTATCCGGAATATCACTGCTCACCATGGACGGCTTTGGAATCGTCGAATGACCATTACCATGAGGATGCCCAGAAAACCCAAAGCATTGGCAGCTATGTTAAACCCAGATGCCACCAGATATGTCGGCAACACCGTAATCATGTTGGGATACTTTCTCCAATTAATCAGCCCTGGGACCAGTTGGCCACATCGGATGCACCAATTAATAACTAACTCTCCTGGCATCCGGCCAACTGCGATGGGATTGCAAAAAAACTGGCAACATCTTCCTTTATGGAAGGTGCCTGATGGAAATAGATAA
- a CDS encoding M48 family metallopeptidase has product MNVRRINDIDYILLPGTKRKTTDIVIERDGVLTVRPPEGFTPEQVDAVVHSKRMWIYKNLAEWRDLNAAAVVREWVNGESFLYLGRSYRLSLVTDQSADLKLNQGRFCLKRSLIDKGGENAAKTAFERFYKTKGEKRIKDRIAYYAPKAGVSPSGLKVKDMGYRWASCTKSNLLQFHWKCMMAPPKIIDYMVVHELCHIHHRNHTDLFWNEVDKVMPDYRERKQWLKKYGAGLDL; this is encoded by the coding sequence ATGAATGTCAGACGCATAAACGATATTGACTACATTCTGCTTCCTGGAACCAAACGGAAAACTACCGATATCGTCATAGAGCGGGATGGCGTGTTAACAGTCCGGCCCCCAGAAGGATTCACCCCTGAACAGGTAGATGCAGTGGTCCACAGCAAACGGATGTGGATATACAAAAATCTTGCAGAATGGCGGGATCTAAACGCGGCCGCTGTGGTCCGTGAGTGGGTAAATGGAGAGTCTTTTCTTTATCTGGGACGTAGCTACCGCTTGTCACTGGTGACGGACCAGTCTGCAGATCTGAAACTCAATCAAGGCCGATTCTGTTTGAAGCGATCTTTGATTGACAAGGGAGGGGAAAATGCTGCAAAAACAGCCTTTGAACGCTTTTACAAAACCAAGGGTGAAAAACGGATAAAAGACCGAATTGCCTACTACGCTCCAAAAGCAGGGGTTTCTCCCAGCGGTCTTAAAGTTAAAGACATGGGATACCGCTGGGCCAGCTGCACAAAAAGCAATCTGCTGCAATTTCACTGGAAATGCATGATGGCACCTCCCAAGATCATTGATTACATGGTGGTTCATGAACTTTGTCACATCCATCATCGCAATCACACGGACTTATTCTGGAATGAAGTGGACAAGGTGATGCCTGATTACCGCGAAAGAAAGCAGTGGTTAAAGAAATACGGAGCAGGCTTGGATTTGTAA